The Haloarcula sp. CBA1127 genomic interval CGCCCATACAGTAGCCGAGGATGTTGATCGCGTCCTGCCCGGAGCGGTCGCAGACCACGTCGACGCAGTTGTCCATGTAGCGGTTGACGTAGTCGTCGAGGGTGAGGTGCTGGTCAAGCCGCGACGGCTCGTTCCAGTCGATGAGATACACGTCGTGGCCCGCCTCAAGCAGGCGTCGGACGACCGACCGCTCTTCCTGCAGGTCGAGGATGTACGGCCGGTTGATGAGCGCGTAAACGATGAGTATCGGCACGTCTTCCTTCTCCTCGTCGGGCACCTCGATGCCGGCGGCTTCGGCGTCGTAGTGGAGGAGTTCGAGCTTATTCTCCTCGTAGACGACGTTACTGGGCGTCTGGCCGACGTCGACGGACTCCATCAGCTCCAGTCGCTCGTCGGCGACCTGACTGGTCTCGGCGGCATCAGTCATGTTCTCCAGCGTCTTTCGCTGCCAGTTGAGCGCGGCCTCGAACGGATTGAAGGGGTTGCTGGACATGGTTATTCTTCTAGGTGTTCGAGAACGCGGTCAAGCTTCTGTTCGACCGCGTGCTGGCGACGCTCAAGCTCGATAAGCCGCTCAGCGATTTCGTCAACGTCGTTGCGCGTTGGGAAGCCGAGCTGTTCCAGTGTGTCCTGGCTCAGGTCGTCCGCTTCCTGTTGCATCTCCATCATCGACTCGACGAGCTGGCCGTTGGCGGCCGCAAACGCCGAGGTGCCCATAACGTGCTTGAACGCCTCGTTTGCGGACTGCAGCCAGATATCACGGAACTCGGCCGGGTCGACGTCTTCGCCCTGTGCGGCGTCGGTCGAGCGTTCGACCATCTGCTCGGCGGCGTCCATCCATTCCTCGTAGGCGCGGTTGTAGCCGTCCATCCCATCGGCAAGGTTCTCTTGCTCCGGGATTGTATCCTCGACGGCATCGGCCCACGACTCCACGAAGGCCGCCTGGGCCTTCATGTTCTGCTCCATCGAGTCAGCGACCGCATTGTTCATCTCCTCAACCATCTCCGTCCATTCCTCCTGAATGTTGTTTGTATTACTCATAATAGTACCTCGGCGGCGGGCGCACAAAAAAACCGACTGTCGTACTTACGCTTCGACGTCGACAGCGTCGGCGGCTTCGGCCTGCACTTCCTCGACCTGCTCCTGAATCTCCTCGACTTGCTCCTGCACTTCTTCAATTTGCTCGCCGAACTGTTCGGCGGCCTCGACGGATTGGGCTTCGAGTTCCTCGTGGGCCTCGACGAGCATGTCGACCTGATCGTTGACAGCCGTGACGTACTCGTCAGTCATCTCGTCGTAGGTGTCGACGCCCTCTTCGAGTTCGGTTTCCATGTTGTCGAAGACTTCGGCGTGGTTTTCGAGCAGGAAGTCGAACTGCTCGTCGACGGTCTCGCGGATCTGCTCGACAGTTTCGGTCATGCCGGGCATCGTCGACGCCATCGCGTCGAGGTAGCTGTGGAACGCGGTCTGCTGAAGCTCGACACCGCGGCGCTGCGCCGACTCCTGTGTGTCGAGGCTGTCAACAACCGCGCTGTTGACGTTTTGCTGGAAGGAAACGCTCTGTTCGAGCGCCTTCTGGCTCTGTTCAATCGTTGCGCGCTGCATCTCGAACGCCGTCGCGACGGGGGTTGTGTAGTCTACCATTGTTGGATTACTCGCTGTTGTTGTTAGTGACCGGGAGGACGACGGCTTGAACGATATCGCCTTCGTCGATGCCCAGCGCCTCTCGCTCCGCATCGGGAATACTGATCCGACCCCCGCTTTGCACGCGGGTCTTGAACGTCGCCATCTGGCTCATAGCACCGAGCTGATTCATATCGAAGCTCGGCATGCCACCGCTGGCGAACATCTGTTTCATCAGCTGCTGTTGCTGTTCCATCGCATTCTCGCTCGCCTGTTGCATCCCCTTGAACATCGGAGGCCACATCAGGCCATCATCCTCGTCGGCCATCGGTCATCTACATGTACTCTCCTCAACAATATAAACCTTCCGCAGAAAACCATTGAGTACCATTGAATGGTAGAGAATGGTATTAGCGGTTAAGGGGCGTCGATGGGCGTGCTACGCCCTGCAGCATCGATAACTGGAACCCCAAATACGCGTCTGACGCCCGTTAGACGGCGTATACCGACAGCTGAAGCGAAACTAACACCAAGGTTTAATACTCCGACCAATAAATTACCAGAACAGATGAGTTCTGAATCGCCACGAAACCCGCTGTTAGACACATGGACTGAAACATCGTCACATATGTTCAACAGCGTCGTCGCAGCTAACCGGGCAGCGTTCGCCGCGTTCGGCGTCCAGCAGGAGGAGGAAAACGGCGTAACGCCCGCAGAACGTATCGAACCGGATGAAGACCTCCCAGAATGGCACGTCTCGATCTCCGAGGAGCACCCGGGCCGCCTCGGCGTCGGCGACCACGTCGATTTCACGAAAACGATCTCGGAGCACGACGTGCAGCAGTTCGCCGCCGCGAGCGGTGACACGAACCCGCTCCATCTTGACGACGAGTTTGCGGAGCAGACGCGCTTCCGCGGCCGTATCGCCCACGGGACGCTCGTCGGAAGCCTCATCAGCGCAGCGCTGGCACGCCTGCCAGGGCTGACGATCTACCTCTCACAGGATCTGGAGTTCCACAACCCAGTCCGTATCGGCGACCGCCTCACCGCCGAGTGTGAGATTGTTGAGGACCTCGGCGACGAGCAGTACCGGCTGACCACGCGGGTCCTCGTAGACGACGAAGTTGTCATCGACGGCGAAGCGGTCGTCCTCATCGACGACCTGCCAGAATAGTCAGCAGAACGTTCGAACGGCCCGGTTGAAACGGTCGGGATGTTCCCGCGGCGGACAGTGTCCGCAGTTCTCGAAGATTTTCAGCGTGCTGTCAGTGACTGTCCCAGCAGCCTGCTCGGACCATCGACGGGGCAGCAGTGGGTCGACGGCCCCGTGAATCAGCATCGTCGGCACGTCTAGTTCTGCTAACCGGTCGGAGTAGTCAGTCCGGAAGCCAGACCACCGGAACTCACTGCGCTGCCAGCGCCGCATCGCCCGGACAGTCTGTCGGTCAACAGCGCTATCGACATCTTCGACCAGTTGCTGAGGTGGCTCGCCGGGACCCATGCTTCGGAGACTGTTCCGGATAGCTGATTGGGACGACCCCACGCCCTGCCAGAGCATATTGCCGAGTATCGGCGTCTGCAAGACACTGCTGGCCGCCGTTCGCCAGTAGGCGTCAGCCCCCAGCCCGTAGCTGTCGACTAACACCAGCCGTTCAACGGGGCCGCCGTCAAGCGCGTGGCCGAGCGCAACTGCGCCGCCCATCGAGAGGCCAGCTAGCGCGGGTTCCTCGATGGCGAGCACATCGAGAAACTCGGAGAGCGTCTCAAGATAGTAGTCGGTCGTGTACGTGCGGTCGGGCTTGTCACTGTCGCCATGGCCCGGCAGGTCAAGCGCATACACCGTTCGCTCCGGCGCGAGTGCGGGCAGCGCGTGTCGCCACGAGACGGTCGCGGCGTCCAGCCCGATACCGTGGAGAAACACCATCGGCGGCCCCTCGCCACCGGTCCGGTAGTGAATGTCAACGTCCTCGCCGTCGACGGACAGCTCGACGCGTTCGGACGAAATCCCTGTAGTCATCGGCACTCGTTCGGGACCGAGCGCGTATGAGCCTTTGTATCGGCTCAGTGACGGTGGCGGCGGTATCGAAGGCCGGTCACTCAGTTCGCTCGTAGGCACCATCCCGCCGGAGCCGGGCCTGTTCGCGGACGATAGCCGGCGTTCGACAGCGGCCCGGTTCGCCGGTGACCTGCGGGACGGTACAGTTGTTACAGCTCTCACACAGCGCGTCTGCGCCGTCGAGCAGGCGTGCGCCGAGTCGCGGTTCGGCGTAGAACGGGCGGGCCATCCCGACCGCGTCAGCGGCGGTGGTCGCTCCAGTCGCTCCGAGATACCGGTCACAGTCGGCACGCGTTCGAAGACCGCCCTCCAGCAAAACCGGCACGTCCACGCGCTCGCGCACCGCTCGGCAGAAGTCGGCGTTCCAGCCTGGGTCGCGGCTGAAACGGCGGGCCTGCAGGCGATTAAGCAACTGAACGGCACGCGCTCGTCGGCGTCCGCCGAAGACCGCTGCGTAGTCGTCCTGCAGGTCACTCGCGTCCCAGGCCCGGTCCGGAAACGCACCACGGACAATGCTCATATCCCAGAACGGGGACACTTCGACCGGCACAAGACCGTCATAGCCGATGGCCGCTGCTCGCGTCGCAATAGCCACACCATCCCTCCGAGTGAGATGCCGTCGAACGAAACTCGGCGCAGCGGTCTCAGCTGGGACCTTCGTGACCAGCGGCACGTCGCCAGCGTGTTCCCGAACGGCGTCGTGGATTGCTTCGAGGAAGCGGACACCGTCCCGGAACTCGTCGTTCCGATGGTTGTAAAACGGCGAGAGGAACTGCTGGATCAGGCTCATGTTCGCCGCAGAAAGGTGGATGCCGTCATAGCCCGCGTCGACGGCGTAGCCGGCACAGCGCCCGAACTGCTCGGCCAAGGCCCACACCTCCTCTGTCGAGAGGACATCCGGCTGGAGCGAAATCAGGCCAAGCCGGTCAAGCATCCGGAGCTGCCAGGGGGGACGACTAACGGCGAGCTGGCGCTGGTCCGGGTGCTGGCGGCGGTACTCGGCGTGCCACGTCGCCATGCTCCGGAGGCCGCCGTGGGCCAGTTGGAGGAAGATGCGACCGCCGTGGTCATGAATCGTCCCGGTCAGCCGTTCAAGGCGCTCGACGAACGCCGGGTCGTGGACCCGCGTCATGTTCGGCGCGGCGCAGCCGCCGCGGTCGGTGACGATGCTTGCCCCCTGGAAGAGGAGGCCGACACCGGAGGCTGCCGTCGGTTCGAGTTCGTCGATGAGTGTGTCGACGGCGGTCTCACCGTTACCTGCACACTCCAGTACCGGTGCGCGATACAGCCGGTTGGGGACCGCAATGCCACCGATGGACAGCGGCGCCTCCAGCGCGGTCACGGCTGTTCGCGCTCGTCAACTGTCGCCTCGGTCCGGCGGGCGCGCTTGCTGGCCCGCTTCCGTGCCGTCAGCTGTGAGTTCATGCGTGAAGTTAACACGCCCGTCAGCAAAAATACTGCCGTTACTTCTCGACCGGTAACAGCGCGACACGCTCCCGAACGGCGTCGGGAAGGTCGCCGGCTGTCGCAGCGAGTTCGGTGTCCGTCACATCGAAAAACGACCGGACGCGGTCTGCGTCGTACTCGCCCAGGGTGACCGTAGCCGTAAGTTCCTCACGAACGTCGTCTTCCGCTGCCTCGATACCGTGCTGTTCGCTTTTTCCGACGTGAGTATCTGTCCGTTCGTGGTCGACAATGACCGCGACCACGGGACAGGCCCCCTCGCTGACACCCATCGTCAGCGCGCGGTTGATCTGGCGGCGGCCGGCCGCGTACAGCAGGATTTCAACACCGAAATCCTCGGCGATAGCGTCGCCGCGGTCGTGAGCCCGGGTTGCGAGTTCGACAGCCAGTTCGAGGTGGGCGCGGTCCACGACGTAGCGGGCGTCGAACGCCTGCACCGTGACGCCGTGGCTGTCGCCGATTGCACTGAGCGTCTCCACGAACGCGCCCACGTCGTCGATTTCAGCAGTTCCCTCAACGACCTGCATCAGAAATCACCCAGACTGGACTGGTCGTCGTTGGCTGTCGATTCGGCGTTCGCGTCCCCGTCTGCACCGTCATCAAGCTCGACGGACACGTCGGGCGCGGGCTCGACGCCGTCCATCGACGGGTCACGGTGGCCAGCGTTTTCGAGAACGTTTTCGGCTGTCTTCCGGCGGCCCCGAAGCGCCGCCAGCACGACGGCTTTGTCCGCGTCCCGGAGCTGTGCGCGGTCGGTGATACCGGCCTGAAACAGCCGGCGGGCCCGCTTGCGGCCGACACCGCGGACGCCGGCCAGGTCGACCAGCTCCTCCCGAACGCCGTGTTCGACGCGAATTCGAGCCTCACTGATGGCTCGTGCGGCGTCCAAATCTACCTCGCTGGCCAGCGATTCGGCGGCTCCAAGCAGCCACTGGGCGGTTTCGACTTTCCCACGGATGTCGCCCGGGCCGACGCCGTACCGGTCCGTTATCGTCGCCTCGTCGACCTCCGTGGCCCAGTCTTCGAGCAGACGGGCGGTCTTCAGCGCCGAGAGCCAGTCCTCGAAGCGGCCCTCCTCAAACTCTGATGGCGTAGGTCCGAGCAGTTCTTCCTCGCGTTCGAACAGTTCCATCTCGTACTCCTCGCGGTCGCCCGAGCGGAGATACAGCTGGTACATATCCGGCGTCCGCGAGACGAGGTGGTACAGGCCCAGCGCGGAGATGTCGTCCGGGTCCCTGTCGGCGTCGCTCTCGTCAGCGTCCTCGGCCAGTTCGCTTGCGGTTGTGAAGCCGCTGTCTGCCGGCGGCTCCGCTTTCGCGTCAGCCGGCGACCCGCTGGCCGAGGTGCTATCGCTGGCTCCCCGTTCCCAGTCCCGCAGGCCGTCGACGATTTCCGCGGCGCTCATCGGGTCCAGATAGAGCCGCGAGACAGTGTGGCCCAGCGAGGTAGCGTCGAGTTCGCCAGCTTCGATTTCTAAGAAGTCATTGCGCTGGAGGTACGTGAGCACGTCGTCGACGACGCGCTCCAGTTGGCCGCTGTCGTCGGTTTGGCTGGCGTACAGCGTCTGTTCGAGGAACTCAAGCAGTCCCTCACGCGAGCGGGCAAAGCCGGAGGCGACGGTGGCGAGGATGTGGGTCCGCAGGGCCGGTTCGGCCGCGAGTTTCGACCGGACCGGCTCTGGGTCGGCCCAGACGTAACGCTCGAACAGTTCGTCCACTTCGTCGTGGCTGGAGGCGATGAGGACCGCCTCGCCGTAGGGGTCAAGTCCCGGGCGGCCAGCACGGCCCATCATCTGGTGGACTTCGAGCACCGACAGCGGGGCCATCCCGCCGGCCGAGCCGTCGTAGCGCCGCCAGTCGCGGACGACGACGCGCCGCGAGGGCGTGTTGACCCCGGCGGCGAGTGTCGGCGTCGCACAGACGACCTTCACCAGCCGGTCACGGAAGGCGTCCTCGACGAGTTCGCGGTGGCCCCGAGAGAGGCCAGCGTGGTGGAACGCCGCCCCGTCCGCGACAGCATCCGCGAGGTCGTCGCTCGTCTCCGTGTCGCTCACGTCTCGAATTTCCTCGGCGATGTCGGCCAGCTGGTCCCGTTCCTCGTCGGTGAGGTGGGGCCGAACCGTGTTCGCCAGTCGGCCCGCCGCCGCCTCGGCGTTGCGCCGGGAGTTGACGAACACCAGCGTCGACCCGTCGTCTTCCAGCGTATCGCGGACGATAGCCGCCGTCTGCTTCTCGTTGTTCTGCACCGAGAGGCGCTGCTGGCTCCCGTCTTCGAGATGCAGCGCCTGCCCGTAGTGGACCCCCTTCTGGAGGTCGATAGGCCGCCAGTCAGAGTCGACAAGCCCCGCGTCGAGCCACGTCGCCAGCGCCTCGGCGTTGCCGATGGTCGCCGACAGCGCGACGGTCTGCAGGTCGGGGTTGAGCCGCCGGAGTTTCGCCAGCGTCACCTCCAGTGTCGGCCCCCGCTCGCCGTCGTCGACGAGGTGGACCTCGTCAGTGACGACGCAGGTGAGGTCCTCGATCCAGGGGGCGTCGTTCCGGACAAGCGAGTCCACCTTCTCGCTGGTGGCGACAACGATGTCCTTGTCGGCGAGCCACCCGCCCTCAGACTCGTAGTTCCCCGTCGAGACGCCGATATCGAGGCCGTACTGTTCGAACTCCTCGAAGTCGGCCTGCTTCTCGCTGGCCAGCGCTCGTAGTGGAACGATGTACAGCGCTTTCCCGCCGCGAGCAACCGATGCAAGCATCGCTAACTCGGCGATGAGGGTCTTTCCGCTCGCCGTCGGAATCGACGCGACCAGATTCTCCCCCTCGGTGACGCCGGCCTCGACGGCCTCGGCCTGTGGCGGGTACAGCTCCTCGATGCCGTCGTCGCGCAGGTGGTCCGGGAGCCACTCGGGCACGCCCGGCAGGTCCGCAACGTCCATTACACCCCGCTTGGGTCCTGCCCCGATTTAAACTGTCGCACTGCAACCGCGTCGGTCCGCTGGCGCATCAAGCACCGAGGGGAACGCCTTTGCCCGCGAGCGGCCAACACAGGGTATGCGAGTCGAATATGACTATGACACCTGTATCGGGATGTTCCAGTGTGTCGCGGAGTGGGACGCTTTCGAGCGCGACGAGGACGCCGGCAAGGCGGTGCTGGCGGACAGCGAGGAACAGGACGAGGACGTGTTTGTTCGGGAGGTCCCGGACGACGCCGAACTAGACGCGAAGTTCGCGGCCCGGACCTGTCCGGTCGACGCCATCACGATTTACGACGACGACGGCGAACAGCTCATTCCCTGATTAGTCCTTCGACGGTCGCTTCAAGCACGACGGTTCCGGCGGGAGCACTAGCTGCCGAGTTCGGGGCGGCTGTGTCAGCCTGACCAGAGTCATCGTCGCGATTGACGCGCCGGACAGCTACATCACCCACGAGAGCGACGCCGCCCTCGACATCCAGATCAACGTCCACGACCGTCAGTTCACAGACCAGCGTCTCGCCGGTGTACACCGGGCGCTGGAACTGCAAATCCATCCGCGAGGCAAGCACTTCCAGATCACCGCCGATGCTGGTCAGCAGCGACGCGGTGAGCAACCCCTGGACCATCCGCCGGCCGTCTCCATCAGGCACCGTGTGGCGGGGCTGGTCGTCTCCGGAAAGGGCGGCGAACTGGTCGACGTCTTCGGGCTGAAACGTCCGGGTTTCGGTGAACGTCTCACCGACTTCGACGGGAGGCATATGCTGGGTTGTCGGCACTTTGGGGCAAAAAGCCCCGGCCTCGTCCCGAAACCCACAGGGGGCTGGGCTCCTCAGGTCAGAGCGATGTCGACCGGTGGTCCCCTCCGCCGTCTGCTGACCGCGTTCCCCGCATTGCTGGCCAGTGCAGGCCTCGTCGACCGCGAGAAGGCGACCGCGGCGACCGATCTCGCCGCGCCGGTGATGGTCACCGGCGGCCTCCGCATCCTGCTGCGCCTCGCCGACTTTCTGATGGTCGGTCTGGCGCTCGGTGACGCGGCCATCGCCGGCCTCGAACTCGGCTTCCAGTACTACTTCGTCGGGTTCGGGCTCTCGCTGGCGGTCTCCTCCGGGACGATCAGCGTCGTCTCGCGGTTGCAGGGGGCCGATCAGCCTGAACGGGCGAACCTCGCGGTCAAGCAGTCGCTGTGGATCGCGTTGCTCGTCTCTCTGCCGCTGTCAGCGCTGTGTTGGCGCTATCCGGAGCTTCTGGTGGGAGTCCTCACCGACGACGCGGCGACGATCCGGTTCGGCGCGACGTATCTCGCCATCGTGATGCTGTCGCTGGCCCCGCGGTTCTGGAGCATGGTCGCCGCCCGGGCGCTGGCGGGCAGCGCCGATACCCGAACGCCGATGTACGTCCGCCTGCTCACGCTGCCGACGAACGTCGCGCTCAACGCCGTCCTCATCTTCGGCGTCGGCCCGTTCCCCGAACTCGGCATCGCCGGTGCAGCGTGGGGGACGGCCATCGCGAATACACTCGCGGCGGTGATTTTCCTCGGGCTGTTGCTGTCCGGGCGCTACGTGGTCACGCTCCGACCCGGCGGGACGCAGTTCAGCGTCGACCTCATGCGCGAAATCGTCCGCGTCGCCCTACCATTGTCCGGAATGCGGCTACTGCAGACGTTCGCCCGCTTCCCGTTCCTATTCATCCTAGGCGTGCTGGGGACGCCAACGCTCGCGGCCTACGCAATCGGCCGCCGGGTCATGCTACTCGCGCTGATGCCGGCGTGGGGGTACGCCACCGCCGCGTCAACCCTGGTCGGGCAGTCGCTGGGGGCCGGTGACGAAGGAGAGGCGACCGCCTACGGCTGGCAGACGCTTCGCGTAGCGCTCGCCGTCCAGCTCGTCGCGGCGGTCCTGCTCGTGGTGTTTGCCCGCCCCATCGTCGCCCTGTTCGGGACCGCCTACCCCGACCTGGCGGCGGCGTTCGTCCGGGTGTTCGGCCTGCTCGTCGCCGGCTTCTCCATCTCCCGGACGATGCGGGGCAGCCTTCGGGGTGCCGGCGACACCCGCTGGCCGCTGTACGGGACATTCCTGGGCGGGTACTGCTACCGGCTCCCAGTGGCTGCCCTCGCCCTCCCGTCGTCGTTCCTTGTGACCGTTCCGATCCTCGATATCGCCGTCTCGCCGGGACTGGGACTCGGACTACCGGCGATCTTCGCCGCGCTCGTTGGCGACTTCTACCTGAAGGCCGCGGTCAACGCGGGCCGGTTCTGGTCCGGCGGGTGGCGAGCCGTGGCCAGGCGGTCGGGCGTCGGTGCGACCGACGACTGATGCCGGAGGCTATCAGCCACACCGGCCCGCTGTCGACCGC includes:
- a CDS encoding poly(R)-hydroxyalkanoic acid synthase subunit PhaE, encoding MSNTNNIQEEWTEMVEEMNNAVADSMEQNMKAQAAFVESWADAVEDTIPEQENLADGMDGYNRAYEEWMDAAEQMVERSTDAAQGEDVDPAEFRDIWLQSANEAFKHVMGTSAFAAANGQLVESMMEMQQEADDLSQDTLEQLGFPTRNDVDEIAERLIELERRQHAVEQKLDRVLEHLEE
- a CDS encoding AbrB/MazE/SpoVT family DNA-binding domain-containing protein — protein: MADEDDGLMWPPMFKGMQQASENAMEQQQQLMKQMFASGGMPSFDMNQLGAMSQMATFKTRVQSGGRISIPDAEREALGIDEGDIVQAVVLPVTNNNSE
- a CDS encoding MaoC family dehydratase — translated: MFNSVVAANRAAFAAFGVQQEEENGVTPAERIEPDEDLPEWHVSISEEHPGRLGVGDHVDFTKTISEHDVQQFAAASGDTNPLHLDDEFAEQTRFRGRIAHGTLVGSLISAALARLPGLTIYLSQDLEFHNPVRIGDRLTAECEIVEDLGDEQYRLTTRVLVDDEVVIDGEAVVLIDDLPE
- a CDS encoding alpha/beta fold hydrolase, coding for MTTGISSERVELSVDGEDVDIHYRTGGEGPPMVFLHGIGLDAATVSWRHALPALAPERTVYALDLPGHGDSDKPDRTYTTDYYLETLSEFLDVLAIEEPALAGLSMGGAVALGHALDGGPVERLVLVDSYGLGADAYWRTAASSVLQTPILGNMLWQGVGSSQSAIRNSLRSMGPGEPPQQLVEDVDSAVDRQTVRAMRRWQRSEFRWSGFRTDYSDRLAELDVPTMLIHGAVDPLLPRRWSEQAAGTVTDSTLKIFENCGHCPPREHPDRFNRAVRTFC
- a CDS encoding NADH-dependent flavin oxidoreductase, whose product is MTALEAPLSIGGIAVPNRLYRAPVLECAGNGETAVDTLIDELEPTAASGVGLLFQGASIVTDRGGCAAPNMTRVHDPAFVERLERLTGTIHDHGGRIFLQLAHGGLRSMATWHAEYRRQHPDQRQLAVSRPPWQLRMLDRLGLISLQPDVLSTEEVWALAEQFGRCAGYAVDAGYDGIHLSAANMSLIQQFLSPFYNHRNDEFRDGVRFLEAIHDAVREHAGDVPLVTKVPAETAAPSFVRRHLTRRDGVAIATRAAAIGYDGLVPVEVSPFWDMSIVRGAFPDRAWDASDLQDDYAAVFGGRRRARAVQLLNRLQARRFSRDPGWNADFCRAVRERVDVPVLLEGGLRTRADCDRYLGATGATTAADAVGMARPFYAEPRLGARLLDGADALCESCNNCTVPQVTGEPGRCRTPAIVREQARLRRDGAYERTE
- the cgi121 gene encoding KEOPS complex subunit Cgi121, whose protein sequence is MQVVEGTAEIDDVGAFVETLSAIGDSHGVTVQAFDARYVVDRAHLELAVELATRAHDRGDAIAEDFGVEILLYAAGRRQINRALTMGVSEGACPVVAVIVDHERTDTHVGKSEQHGIEAAEDDVREELTATVTLGEYDADRVRSFFDVTDTELAATAGDLPDAVRERVALLPVEK
- a CDS encoding ATP-dependent DNA helicase, coding for MDVADLPGVPEWLPDHLRDDGIEELYPPQAEAVEAGVTEGENLVASIPTASGKTLIAELAMLASVARGGKALYIVPLRALASEKQADFEEFEQYGLDIGVSTGNYESEGGWLADKDIVVATSEKVDSLVRNDAPWIEDLTCVVTDEVHLVDDGERGPTLEVTLAKLRRLNPDLQTVALSATIGNAEALATWLDAGLVDSDWRPIDLQKGVHYGQALHLEDGSQQRLSVQNNEKQTAAIVRDTLEDDGSTLVFVNSRRNAEAAAGRLANTVRPHLTDEERDQLADIAEEIRDVSDTETSDDLADAVADGAAFHHAGLSRGHRELVEDAFRDRLVKVVCATPTLAAGVNTPSRRVVVRDWRRYDGSAGGMAPLSVLEVHQMMGRAGRPGLDPYGEAVLIASSHDEVDELFERYVWADPEPVRSKLAAEPALRTHILATVASGFARSREGLLEFLEQTLYASQTDDSGQLERVVDDVLTYLQRNDFLEIEAGELDATSLGHTVSRLYLDPMSAAEIVDGLRDWERGASDSTSASGSPADAKAEPPADSGFTTASELAEDADESDADRDPDDISALGLYHLVSRTPDMYQLYLRSGDREEYEMELFEREEELLGPTPSEFEEGRFEDWLSALKTARLLEDWATEVDEATITDRYGVGPGDIRGKVETAQWLLGAAESLASEVDLDAARAISEARIRVEHGVREELVDLAGVRGVGRKRARRLFQAGITDRAQLRDADKAVVLAALRGRRKTAENVLENAGHRDPSMDGVEPAPDVSVELDDGADGDANAESTANDDQSSLGDF
- a CDS encoding ferredoxin is translated as MRVEYDYDTCIGMFQCVAEWDAFERDEDAGKAVLADSEEQDEDVFVREVPDDAELDAKFAARTCPVDAITIYDDDGEQLIP
- a CDS encoding MaoC/PaaZ C-terminal domain-containing protein, giving the protein MPPVEVGETFTETRTFQPEDVDQFAALSGDDQPRHTVPDGDGRRMVQGLLTASLLTSIGGDLEVLASRMDLQFQRPVYTGETLVCELTVVDVDLDVEGGVALVGDVAVRRVNRDDDSGQADTAAPNSAASAPAGTVVLEATVEGLIRE
- a CDS encoding MATE family efflux transporter, whose amino-acid sequence is MSTGGPLRRLLTAFPALLASAGLVDREKATAATDLAAPVMVTGGLRILLRLADFLMVGLALGDAAIAGLELGFQYYFVGFGLSLAVSSGTISVVSRLQGADQPERANLAVKQSLWIALLVSLPLSALCWRYPELLVGVLTDDAATIRFGATYLAIVMLSLAPRFWSMVAARALAGSADTRTPMYVRLLTLPTNVALNAVLIFGVGPFPELGIAGAAWGTAIANTLAAVIFLGLLLSGRYVVTLRPGGTQFSVDLMREIVRVALPLSGMRLLQTFARFPFLFILGVLGTPTLAAYAIGRRVMLLALMPAWGYATAASTLVGQSLGAGDEGEATAYGWQTLRVALAVQLVAAVLLVVFARPIVALFGTAYPDLAAAFVRVFGLLVAGFSISRTMRGSLRGAGDTRWPLYGTFLGGYCYRLPVAALALPSSFLVTVPILDIAVSPGLGLGLPAIFAALVGDFYLKAAVNAGRFWSGGWRAVARRSGVGATDD